One genomic window of Chelonoidis abingdonii isolate Lonesome George chromosome 5, CheloAbing_2.0, whole genome shotgun sequence includes the following:
- the LOC116829277 gene encoding N-acetyltransferase 8B — MAPYRIRQYEDGDYEVVRTMFGHGIKEHASAGYIHMLKCLQTQLLFLGLFLAVLAASGSLLVSLLALLLTLIGGWFYMRSLWTDYVQQSLRNDLLDIRRTYLEAADSCFWVAEAEETVVGMVGAVLPDDPLERGRALELKRMSVGREHRGRGIGRALCRTVIHFAQECGYSAVVLSTSMVQYSAQQLYESLGFRRVSERSPSLLASFLQFSVFYYRYEIPASH; from the coding sequence ATGGCCCCGTACCGCATCCGGCAGTATGAGGACGGTGACTACGAGGTGGTGCGCACCATGTTCGGCCATGGGATTAAGGAGCACGCTTCTGCTGGCTACATTCACATGCTGAAGTGTCTCCAGACCCAGCTGCTCTTCTTGGGCCTGTTTCTGGCAGTGCTCGCAGCCTCTGGGTCCCTCCTGGTCTCCCTCCTGGCTCTCCTGCTCACTCTCATTGGGGGCTGGTTTTACATGCGGTCTCTCTGGACCGATTATGTCCAGCAGTCTCTTCGCAACGACCTACTGGACATCCGGAGAACCTACCTGGAGGCAGCAGACTCTTGTTTCTGGGTGGCAGAGGCTGAGGAGACTGTGGTGGGCATGGTGGGGGCCGTCCTGCCAGATGACCCCTTGGAAAGGGGGCGCGCCCTGGAACTGAAGCGCATGTCCGTGGGGAGGGAACACCGGGGCCGGGGCATTGGCAGGGCGCTCTGCAGGACGGTCATCCACTTTGCCCAGGAATGTGGGTACAGTGCGGTCGTGCTGTCCACCTCCATGGTTCAGTACTCGGCCCAGCAGCTGTATGAGAGCTTGGGCTTCCGGAGGGTCTCGGAACGGTCCCCATCGCTCCTCGCTAGCTTCCTGCAGTTCTCTGTGTTCTATTACCGATACGAGATTCCAGCGTCTCACTGA